A genomic stretch from Pieris brassicae chromosome 9, ilPieBrab1.1, whole genome shotgun sequence includes:
- the LOC123714619 gene encoding ATP-dependent RNA helicase DDX18-like, whose amino-acid sequence MDGVLNSSTFSMLEGKLDNRILKSINALGFEKPTEIQVKVLPHMLLGEDVIAAAKTGSGKTLAFLIPAIECLLKHKFTKSLGTGCIIISPTRELALQTFEILGKLLNNINLSHALIVGGVKKSKELLALQKGVNIIVGTPGRILDHLKNTKEFNSHNLKCLILDEADKLLEAGFQKHIAGIIKDLPQKRQTGLFSATIDDKVKNLARLALKEKPVLVALTDEKQSTVVGLKQGYFICPVEARIPWLYKMLKKAKKLKVLVFFSSCKSVDFHYEFFMYCKAPVIRIHGKLSQCQRKEAFQRFVEAKNGVLFCTDVAARGLDIPAVDWVVQFDPPTDVKEYIHRVGRTARGLNNTGNAVILLRPEEEFFTKYLENKKVYLDKYTFDQPQDGVQKMLEDLIQKNGVMKTLARKAYLSSLRCYNKHSLNTVFNIKKLDLKLAARAFGFLEQPHVDFLNNRKKHKEGK is encoded by the exons atggACGGTGTTTTAAACTCTTCTACATTTTCTATGTTGGAAGGAAAACTTGACAATCGAATTCTAAAATCCATAAACGCATTAGGTTTTGAGAAACCTACAGAAATTCAAGTAAAGGTTTTGCCTCACATGCTACTTGGTGAAGATGTTATTGCAGCTGCCAAAACTGGCAGTGGAAAGACACTTGCATTTCTAATTCCAGCTATTGAATGTTTATTGAAGCATAAATTTACTAAATCTCTTG GTACTGGCTGTATCATAATTTCACCAACAAGGGAACTTGCATTACAAACTTTTGAAATACTTGGTAAATTACTTAACAACATAAATCTGTCACATGCTTTAATTGTAGGAGGAGTTAAGAAATCAAAAGAACTATTAGCTCTTCAAAAAG GTGTCAATATAATTGTTGGTACACCTGGACGAATATTAGATCATTTAAAGAATACCAAGGAATTCAATAGTCATAACTTGAAATGCCTAATATTAGATGAAGCTGACAAATTACTTGAAGCAGGATTTCAAAAACACATTGCAGGCATAATCAAAGATTTACCTC aaaaGAGACAAACTGGTTTATTTAGTGCTACCATAGATGATAAAGTAAAAAACTTGGCTCGTCTTGCCTTAAAGGAAAAGCCAGTGTTAGTTGCACTCACTGATGAAAAGCAATCTACAGTTGTTGGTCTCAAACAAGG ttACTTCATTTGTCCAGTTGAAGCGAGAATACCATGGCTATACAAAATGTTGAAGAAGGcaaagaaattaaaagtaCTAGTATTCTTTTCATCGTGTAAATCTGTTGATTTTCACTATGAATTCTTTATGTATTGTAAAGCACCCGTTATAAGGATACAT GGTAAATTAAGTCAATGTCAACGAAAGGAGGCATTTCAAAGGTTCGTTGAAGCGAAAAATGGTGTTTTATTCTGTACTGATGTTGCTGCAAGGGGATTGGATATTCCAGCCGTTGACTGGGTTGTTCAGTTTGACCCACCCACAGATGTTAAG GAATACATACACAGAGTTGGTCGTACAGCCAGAGGCCTGAATAATACTGGAAATGCTGTAATCCTACTCCGACCGGAAGAggaattttttactaaatatttagaaaataaaaaggtttatttgGATAAATACACATTTGATCAACCACAAGACGGGGTTCAAAAAATG TTGGAAGACCTCATACAAAAGAATGGAGTGATGAAAACCTTAGCTCGAAAAGCGTACTTGTCTTCCCTCAGATGTTACAATAAACATTCActaaatacagtttttaatattaagaaactGGACTTGAAATTGGCAGCCCGAGCGTTTGGATTTCTGGAACAACCTCACGTAGACTTTC TAAATAACAGGAAGAAGCATAAAGAAGGAAAATAA
- the LOC123714617 gene encoding glucosidase 2 subunit beta produces MIYSNWLSKLQSFVLVTSSLVIFVLSDVPRPRGVSLSKASLYSPSKDFTCFDGTNTIPFSYVNDDYCDCFDGSDEPGTSACLNSVFHCTNAGHRPQNIPSSRVNDGICDCCDGTDEYAVPDTCSNTCDELGREARAQAQQLAELHKAGNSLRLELIERGNIKRSEMGEQLAQLEKDKIEALKIKEEKEALKSDIEAKENEALKVYREAEEKEKERKAELEKEELLKQATEQFNKYDSDNDGLLSVNEIRVVNVFDKNKDGEVDQEEIQYFFGDNENVDKDTFVSSVWSLLKPLLMMEEGMFRPEQDDQEEHDEELPHEGEQHEEEQHERDQEGEDETEDIEQHDLNIDDQLNDQTKTYDDETKRLMDEASEARRLYNDAERAVREIESNIRTIQQNLEKDYGLNQEYATMDGECLEHEDKEYVYRLCLFDRVTQKSRNGGGEVGLGNWGEWGGEGDSKYSIMKYTNGVTCWNGPARMTTVHITCGLETKLTSVTEPYRCEYKIDLTSPAACDDSHFIQQQQKKESHDEL; encoded by the coding sequence atgatTTATTCAAATTGGCTTAGTAAGCTGcagtcatttgttttagttacatCTTCACTTGTAATTTTCGTTCTCTCGGACGTGCCGCGGCCTCGCGGCGTTTCTTTATCCAAAGCATCACTTTATTCACCGTCAAAGGATTTTACGTGTTTTGATGGTACAAATACGATTCCATTTAGCTACGTCAATGATGATTATTGCGATTGCTTCGATGGAAGTGATGAACCCGGTACATCGGCGTGTCTCAATAGTGTTTTTCACTGCACAAACGCAGGCCATCGACCGCAAAATATTCCAAGTTCACGAGTGAATGATGGAATTTGTGACTGTTGTGATGGAACTGATGAGTATGCTGTACCCGACACGTGTTCTAACACTTGCGACGAGCTCGGGCGCGAAGCAAGGGCTCAAGCTCAACAATTAGCTGAACTGCATAAAGCAGGTAACTCTCTTAGGCTGGAACTAATCGAAAGAGGTAATATTAAACGCAGTGAAATGGGAGAACAGTTAGCTCAATtagaaaaagataaaatagaagctttgaaaattaaagaagAGAAAGAAGCCTTAAAAAGTGATATAGAGGCAAAGGAAAATGAAGCACTTAAAGTTTATAGAGAAGCTgaggaaaaagaaaaagaaagaaaagctGAGTTAGAAAAAGAAGAACTTCTTAAACAGGCAACGGAGCAATTCAATAAGTATGATTCTGATAATGATGGCCTTCTAAGTGTTAATGAAATAAGAGTTGTTaatgtatttgataaaaataaggaTGGAGAAGTGGATCAAGAAGAGATTCAGTACTTCTTTGGAGATAATGAAAATGTTGATAAAGATACATTTGTGTCATCTGTATGGTCTTTATTGAAACCATTGTTAATGATGGAAGAGGGTATGTTCCGTCCAGAACAAGATGATCAGGAGGAGCATGATGAGGAGCTTCCTCATGAAGGAGAACAACATGAAGAAGAACAACACGAACGAGATCAAGAAGGTGAAGATGAGACTGAAGACATTGAACAGCATGACCTTAACATTGATGATCAACTTAATGATCAAACAAAGACCTATGATGATGAAACAAAGAGATTAATGGATGAAGCATCAGAAGCTCGTAGACTATACAATGATGCTGAGCGTGCTGTCAGAGAAATTGAATCCAATATCAGAACAATTCAACAAAACTTAGAGAAGGATTATGGTTTAAACCAGGAATATGCAACAATGGATGGAGAATGCCTAGAACATGAAGACAAAGAGTATGTATACAGGCTTTGTTTGTTTGATAGAGTTACACAAAAGTCCAGAAATGGTGGTGGGGAAGTTGGATTAGGGAACTGGGGAGAATGGGGAGGAGAAGGTGACAGCAAATATTCCATTATGAAATACACCAATGGAGTAACCTGCTGGAATGGACCAGCCCGAATGACAACTGTTCATATCACCTGTGGCTTAGAAACAAAATTAACATCTGTAACTGAGCCTTATCGCtgtgaatataaaatagaCTTAACTTCTCCAGCTGCATGTGACGACTCCCACTTCATACAGCAACAACAAAAGAAGGAATCGCACGATgagttgtaa
- the LOC123714618 gene encoding splicing factor 3A subunit 3 — METILEQQRSYHEERERTMDAMVKEILQKKTGHRETINADHRLKNLHDRYIESTIRLKELYEDKDGLRKEEIAALSGPNEFSEFYSRLKQIKEFHRKHPNEICVPMSVEFEELGKLRENPAEDFTTPVEFTDEEGYGKYLDLHECYDKYINLKGIEKVDYITYLSIFDHLFDIPRERKNSDYRNYIRALLTYLKDFVSRVKPLLDQAQEMALAHQEFVKQWEAGTFPGWPKETGGALTNVGAHLDLSAFSSWEELASLGLDRLKSALMALGLKCGGTLEERAQRLFSTKGQTALDKSLVAKKGGNKAKASAHQRHKDIAAIEAQAYRFATLVGSTRAATIENVTRRAARAAGERRDESDDDSDTSVVADIDSDDDEVPYNPKNLPLGWDGKPIPYWLYKLHGLNISYSCEICGNYTYKGPKAFQRHFAEWRHAHGMRCLGIPNTAHFANVTQIEDALALWEKIKNQKEGERFVAENDEEFEDSQGNVVNRKTYEDLKRQGLL; from the exons ATGGAAACTATTTTAGAACAACAAAGAAGCTATCATGAGGAAAGAGAACGGACCATGGATGCTATGgttaaagaaattttgcaGAAAAAGACAGGA catCGAGAAACTATCAATGCAGATCATCGACTGAAGAATTTACATGAT AGATATATTGAGTCAACTATAAGGCTTAAAGAACTATATGAGGACAAAGATGGGCTAAGAAAAGAAGAAATTGCAGCTTTGTCTGGTCCAAATGAGTTCTCAGAATTTTATTCAAgacttaaacaaattaaagaatttcatAGAAAACATCCTAATGAG ATTTGTGTACCAATGTCAGTTGAGTTTGAAGAGCTTGGCAAGTTGAGAGAGAACCCTGCTGAGGATTTTACAA ctcCTGTAGAATTCACTGATGAAGAAGGTTATGGAAAATATTTGGATCTACATGAAtgttatgataaatatatcaatctaAAAGGAATTGAG AAAGTCGACTACATTACATACTTAAGCATTTTCGATCATCTGTTTGACATACCAAGGGAGCGTAAGAATAGTGATTATAGAAACTATATTCGTGCacttttgacatatttgaagGATTTTGTCAGCCGTGTGAAACCATTATTGGATCAAGCACAAGAAATGGCGTTAGCTCACCAGGAATTCGTGAAGCAATGGGAGGCTGGAACATTTCCTGGATGGCCA AAAGAAACGGGCGGTGCCTTAACCAACGTAGGTGCTCACTTGGACTTGTCTGCATTCTCCTCGTGGGAAGAATTGGCGTCTTTGGGCTTGGATAGATTGAAATCAGCTCTCATGGCTTTGGGGCTTAAGTGTGGTGGTACATTGGAGGAGAGAGCACAGAG GTTATTCAGTACGAAGGGTCAGACGGCCTTGGATAAATCCCTAGTCGCCAAAAAGGGAGGAAACAAGGCTAAGGCATCAGCTCACCAAAGACATAAGGACATTGCGGCTATTGAAGCTCAAGCGTACAG GTTCGCTACTTTAGTTGGTAGTACGCGCGCCGCGACCATAGAGAATGTGACGCGTAGAGCAGCGCGCGCTGCCGGCGAAAGGCGGGATGAGAGCGACGATGACAGTGACACATCTGTCGTCGCTGACATCGACTCTGATGATGATGAGGTTCCATACAACCCTAAGAATCTGCCTTTAGGATGGGATGGCAAG CCTATCCCATACTGGTTATACAAACTTCATGGATTGAACATCAGCTACTCGTGTGAGATATGTGGAAACTACACATACAAAGGACCGAAGGCATTCCAACGCCATTTCGCGGAATGGAGACACGCTCACGGAATGAGATGCCTTGGGATACCCAATACAGCTCATTTTGCTAATGTCACCCAGATTGAAGATGCCCTTGCTT tgtgggagaaaattaaaaatcaaaaggAAGGCGAGAGGTTTGTTGCTGAAAACGACGAGGAATTTGAGGATTCTCAAGGAAATGTCGTGAATCGCAAAACCTATGAGGATTTGAAACGTCAAGGGCTCCTTTAA
- the LOC123714456 gene encoding WD repeat-containing protein 36 isoform X1 — MTEDKSTSQIFTGARVLGYVSTHVPFVARFIKRRGETLLCTSVGKWFHTYGCDKFRLLSVSGEHPGPITCIAGDGFHIYTASENNIYAWRRGCELKHVYKGHEAAVHKLLPFGIHLISIDKNNVLKIFDIKEEAEFLELKFEKSFKISTICHPPTYLNKILLGSKKGTLQLWNVRTSKLVYTFNRWNSAVTVTEPAPAVDVVAIALENGKIYLHNIKYDEVVMEFVNDWGRVSALSFRMDGVPVMVTGSDNGHIVTWDLEEKTVISQIQQAHSAKIAGLQCLMSEPLMITNSRDNSLKMWIFDMPDGGARLLKKREGHAKPPHLVRYCEPTGENILAAGGDSSLHIMNTVTETFNKSLGKASINRNNSKKKKRLQKDTNIIEPISHLSSCMQRDKQWDSIASLHQHMKTATTWSYNKLCMGKHKLKPPVFEKKVKATCITVTHCGNFAVIGYSNGQVHKFNMQSGLYRGHYGNEKLQAHKGAVRGVETDLCNQRTMTVGADEKLKFWRFKSEKNPYHVMRLDSAVAMTKCHRESGLLALAHEDFTITLVDIDTMNIVRTFEGHTGKINDIDFDSQSRWLISTSMDCTICTWDIPSAQLVDIFSVEEPCTSLSMSPTNDYLATSHVGELGVFLWANKLLYERIFLKPVDRKAAIVPILKLPTTVSEKPDLEDLGTIDLGEPEYKSPEQISEELLTLSGQSTSRWLNLLNLDIVKKRNKAKVVQVPKSAPFFLPTIPSLQLAFDIGKDENTKLLIPDSLSTLTPFAKKLDACVSEGDFEVCIMKLKDMSPSAIEAEVSNMAPDVGGSFDVMKQFILLINSMIKSNKDFELAQAYLGLFLKMHTKVISQNVELKSALQAVEEANAASWSRLQNSLLYSICIVKALKDM; from the exons ATGACGGAAGATAAATCCACCAGTCAAATATTTACCGGCGCACGGGTACTAGGTTATGTTAGTACACATGTACCTTTTGTTGctagatttataaaaagacgAGGTGAAACTTTGCTTTGTACCAGCGTTGGAAAATGGTTTCATACATATGGTTGCGATAAATTCCGCCTGTTAAGCGTAAGTGGAGAACATCCAGGGCCTATAACTTGCATTGCTGGGGATGGATTTCATATTTACACAGccagtgaaaataatatatacgcGTGGCGACGAGGGTGTGAACTAAAACATGTTTACAAAGGCCACGAAGCTGCTGTTCATAAATTACTACCTTTTGGAATTCATTTAATAtctatagataaaaataatgttctaaaaatatttgatattaaggAAGAGGCAGAGTTTTTGGaattgaaatttgaaaaatcatttaaaatatcaacgaTTTGTCATCCTCCcacttacttaaataaaatattactaggAAGTAAAAAAGGCACACTTCAGTTATGGAATGTTCGAACATCAAAACTTGTTTATACTTTTAACCGTTGGAATTCTGCTGTAACAGTTACTGAACCTGCTCCAGCAGTTGACGTTGTAGCCATCGCTCTAGAAAATGGAAAGATTTACTTACACAATATAAAGTATGATGAAGTAGTAATGGAATTTGTTAATGATTGGGGTAGAGTAAGCGCTCTTTCATTTAGAATGGATGGAGTACCTGTAATGGTAACTGGCAGTGATAATGGACACATTGTAACATGGGATTTAGAAGAAAAAACTGTTATATCACAAATACAACAAGCACACTCAGCAAAAATTGCTGGCTTACAATGTTTAATGTCAGAACCACTTATGATCACAAATTCTAGGGACAATTCACTGAAAATGTGGATATTTGACATGCCTGATGGAGGAGCCAGACTTCTGAAGAAAAG AGAAGGACATGCAAAACCACCTCATTTAGTAAGATATTGTGAACCCACCGGGGAAAATATTTTGGCTGCTGGAGGAGACAGTTCATTACATATAATGAACACAGTGACTgaaacatttaacaaaagttTAGGCAAGGCATCCATCAATAGAAACAAttcaaagaaaaaaa AAAGACTCCAAaaagatacaaatataatagaGCCAATATCACATTTGAGTTCCTGTATGCAGAGAGATAAACAGTGGGACAGTATCGCTTCCTTACATCAACATATGAAAACAGCAACAACATGGTCATACAACAAACTTTGTATGGGTAAACATAAGTTAAAACCTCCAGTCTTTGAGAAAAAGGTTAAAGCTACTTGTATTACAGTCACACATTGTGGAAACTTTGCTGTAATAG GTTACAGCAATGGTCAAGtacacaaatttaatatgCAATCAGGATTGTACAGAGGCCACTATGGAAATGAAAAGTTACAGGCACACAAGGGAGCTGTTAGAGGTGTGGAGACAGATCTTTGCAATCAGAGAACTATGACAGTTGGAGCTGATGAAAAATTGAAGTTTTGGCGTTTTAAGTCAg AGAAAAATCCATACCATGTCATGAGATTAGATAGTGCTGTAGCGATGACAAAATGCCATAGGGAAAGTGGTTTACTGGCATTAGCTCATGAAGACTTTACAATAACTCTTGTAGATATTGAtactatgaatattgtcaGGACATTTGAGGGTCATacaggaaaaataaatgatattgatTTTGATTCTCAGAGCag ATGGCTCATAAGTACATCAATGGACTGTACAATTTGCACTTGGGATATTCCCAGTGCGCAGTTAGTGGATATATTTTCa gtaGAAGAGCCGTGTACATCTTTAAGCATGTCCCCGACTAATGATTACTTGGCGACCAGTCACGTTGGAGAATTAGGCGTTTTCCTTTGggccaataaattattatacgaGAGGATTTTCCTCAAACCGGTTGACAGGAAGGCTGCTATTGTACCTATACTGA AATTACCAACAACGGTGTCTGAAAAGCCAGACCTAGAAGATTTAGGAACAATAGACTTAGGCGAGCCCGAATATAAGTCGCCGGAACAAATCAGCGAAGAACTCTTAACCCTTTCGGGTCAATCAACATCACGCTGGCTTAATTTACTCAACTTAGACATTGTTAAAAAGAGAAATAAAGCAAAAGTGGTACAAGTGCCAAAATCAGCACCGTTCTTCCTTCCAACCATACCTAGTTTACAACTGGCATTTGATATCGGAAAAGACGAGAATACCAAGCTCCTTATACCGGATTCGTTATCAACATTAACGCCATTTGCAAAGAAATTAGATGCGTGCGTAAGTGAAGGTGATTTTGAAGTTTGTATTATGAAGTTAAAAGATATGTCGCCATCTGCAATCGAAGCGGAAGTGTCAAATATGGCGCCGGATGTGGGAGGGTCTTTTGATGTTATGAAACAATTTATTCTTTTAATCAACAGTATGATTAAGAGTAATAAAGATTTTGAATTGGCGCAGGCCTATTTGGGATTGTTTTTGAAAATGCACACGAAAGTTATATCGCAGAATGTGGAGTTAAAAAGTGCTTTGCAGGCTGTGGAGGAGGCGAACGCGGCGTCATGGTCGCGTTTGCAAAACAGTTTattgtatagtatatgtattgTTAAAGCATTAAAGGATATGTGA
- the LOC123714456 gene encoding WD repeat-containing protein 36 isoform X2 yields MQRDKQWDSIASLHQHMKTATTWSYNKLCMGKHKLKPPVFEKKVKATCITVTHCGNFAVIGYSNGQVHKFNMQSGLYRGHYGNEKLQAHKGAVRGVETDLCNQRTMTVGADEKLKFWRFKSEKNPYHVMRLDSAVAMTKCHRESGLLALAHEDFTITLVDIDTMNIVRTFEGHTGKINDIDFDSQSRWLISTSMDCTICTWDIPSAQLVDIFSVEEPCTSLSMSPTNDYLATSHVGELGVFLWANKLLYERIFLKPVDRKAAIVPILKLPTTVSEKPDLEDLGTIDLGEPEYKSPEQISEELLTLSGQSTSRWLNLLNLDIVKKRNKAKVVQVPKSAPFFLPTIPSLQLAFDIGKDENTKLLIPDSLSTLTPFAKKLDACVSEGDFEVCIMKLKDMSPSAIEAEVSNMAPDVGGSFDVMKQFILLINSMIKSNKDFELAQAYLGLFLKMHTKVISQNVELKSALQAVEEANAASWSRLQNSLLYSICIVKALKDM; encoded by the exons ATGCAGAGAGATAAACAGTGGGACAGTATCGCTTCCTTACATCAACATATGAAAACAGCAACAACATGGTCATACAACAAACTTTGTATGGGTAAACATAAGTTAAAACCTCCAGTCTTTGAGAAAAAGGTTAAAGCTACTTGTATTACAGTCACACATTGTGGAAACTTTGCTGTAATAG GTTACAGCAATGGTCAAGtacacaaatttaatatgCAATCAGGATTGTACAGAGGCCACTATGGAAATGAAAAGTTACAGGCACACAAGGGAGCTGTTAGAGGTGTGGAGACAGATCTTTGCAATCAGAGAACTATGACAGTTGGAGCTGATGAAAAATTGAAGTTTTGGCGTTTTAAGTCAg AGAAAAATCCATACCATGTCATGAGATTAGATAGTGCTGTAGCGATGACAAAATGCCATAGGGAAAGTGGTTTACTGGCATTAGCTCATGAAGACTTTACAATAACTCTTGTAGATATTGAtactatgaatattgtcaGGACATTTGAGGGTCATacaggaaaaataaatgatattgatTTTGATTCTCAGAGCag ATGGCTCATAAGTACATCAATGGACTGTACAATTTGCACTTGGGATATTCCCAGTGCGCAGTTAGTGGATATATTTTCa gtaGAAGAGCCGTGTACATCTTTAAGCATGTCCCCGACTAATGATTACTTGGCGACCAGTCACGTTGGAGAATTAGGCGTTTTCCTTTGggccaataaattattatacgaGAGGATTTTCCTCAAACCGGTTGACAGGAAGGCTGCTATTGTACCTATACTGA AATTACCAACAACGGTGTCTGAAAAGCCAGACCTAGAAGATTTAGGAACAATAGACTTAGGCGAGCCCGAATATAAGTCGCCGGAACAAATCAGCGAAGAACTCTTAACCCTTTCGGGTCAATCAACATCACGCTGGCTTAATTTACTCAACTTAGACATTGTTAAAAAGAGAAATAAAGCAAAAGTGGTACAAGTGCCAAAATCAGCACCGTTCTTCCTTCCAACCATACCTAGTTTACAACTGGCATTTGATATCGGAAAAGACGAGAATACCAAGCTCCTTATACCGGATTCGTTATCAACATTAACGCCATTTGCAAAGAAATTAGATGCGTGCGTAAGTGAAGGTGATTTTGAAGTTTGTATTATGAAGTTAAAAGATATGTCGCCATCTGCAATCGAAGCGGAAGTGTCAAATATGGCGCCGGATGTGGGAGGGTCTTTTGATGTTATGAAACAATTTATTCTTTTAATCAACAGTATGATTAAGAGTAATAAAGATTTTGAATTGGCGCAGGCCTATTTGGGATTGTTTTTGAAAATGCACACGAAAGTTATATCGCAGAATGTGGAGTTAAAAAGTGCTTTGCAGGCTGTGGAGGAGGCGAACGCGGCGTCATGGTCGCGTTTGCAAAACAGTTTattgtatagtatatgtattgTTAAAGCATTAAAGGATATGTGA